One genomic region from Bacillus aquiflavi encodes:
- a CDS encoding spore germination protein has protein sequence MIFRRKRKAKNINQQPIANHPSEQQQKDKWKMDEQRLRELFHKSPDVIFQKFCFGEENKQDVLLIKCEGMIDNEALNHLIYERLEAFFQHLGQRPLTNEIVIERLHAPSLTEVQNAQEIISGVFSGKLLLYFMNEQLLFSADISKRPQRKPEETTAEVVVNGPRDDFIEDITINIALIRKRLRTNSLCIEKFEVGRRTLTTVAMLYIDDIANEEIVNGVREKIANIDVDAILSGQQLMELIHKSPRIFPRHDYTGRPDFAVHSLLSGRIVVILDGSSYVNIVPANLFLLLKAAEDYDITPYFSSFERIMRVVGLLIATFIPALWLALTTFHQNQIPLILLATVVESRKGLPFPSAVEAIIMLLIFELFREAGLRLPIAIGQTLSVFGGLIIGDAAIRAGLTSPAMLVVIAGSTIATFTFVNQSLVGMVSLLRIFSLVFAAFLGLYGFLLSIFIILIYLASVRVFGIPYMEMAANLSLKNILTAIFRLSAKKYTTRPEMFHPNDAYRKGDNPS, from the coding sequence GTGATCTTTAGGAGAAAACGAAAGGCAAAAAACATCAATCAGCAACCAATAGCAAATCATCCTAGTGAACAACAACAAAAAGATAAATGGAAAATGGATGAACAACGTTTAAGAGAGCTGTTCCATAAAAGTCCCGATGTCATCTTTCAGAAGTTTTGCTTTGGAGAAGAAAATAAACAAGATGTACTCTTAATTAAGTGTGAAGGAATGATTGATAATGAGGCATTAAATCATTTAATTTATGAACGGCTTGAGGCCTTTTTTCAACATCTTGGACAGCGCCCATTAACAAATGAAATCGTGATTGAGCGATTGCATGCCCCTTCATTAACCGAGGTTCAAAATGCCCAAGAAATTATTTCTGGTGTTTTTTCTGGAAAATTATTGTTATATTTTATGAACGAACAATTACTATTTTCAGCTGACATTTCGAAAAGACCGCAAAGAAAGCCAGAAGAAACGACAGCTGAAGTTGTTGTAAATGGACCTCGCGACGATTTTATAGAAGATATTACCATTAATATTGCACTTATTAGAAAGAGGCTGCGAACAAATTCTCTATGCATTGAAAAGTTTGAAGTTGGTAGACGAACATTAACAACTGTCGCAATGCTGTACATAGATGATATTGCAAACGAAGAGATTGTCAATGGAGTTCGCGAAAAAATAGCGAATATCGATGTTGATGCGATTTTAAGTGGGCAGCAACTAATGGAGTTAATCCATAAGAGTCCACGAATTTTCCCAAGACATGACTACACAGGGCGGCCTGATTTTGCTGTACATTCTTTGTTAAGCGGGAGAATTGTCGTAATTTTAGATGGAAGTTCATACGTGAATATTGTACCAGCTAATTTGTTTCTGTTATTAAAAGCGGCAGAAGATTATGATATAACACCGTATTTTAGTTCATTTGAACGAATAATGCGGGTTGTTGGCTTACTGATTGCAACGTTTATTCCGGCTTTATGGCTGGCGTTAACAACGTTTCATCAAAATCAAATCCCTCTTATTTTATTAGCAACTGTAGTTGAGTCGAGAAAGGGATTACCGTTTCCTTCAGCTGTTGAGGCAATTATCATGCTGTTAATTTTTGAACTGTTTCGCGAGGCTGGGCTGCGTTTGCCAATTGCGATCGGTCAAACGTTAAGTGTTTTTGGCGGGTTAATTATCGGCGATGCGGCGATAAGAGCGGGATTGACGAGTCCAGCAATGCTTGTTGTCATTGCTGGTTCAACGATTGCAACATTTACATTTGTGAATCAGTCGTTAGTCGGCATGGTCAGCTTGTTGCGTATTTTTTCCTTGGTCTTTGCGGCTTTTCTTGGATTATACGGTTTCCTGTTGTCTATATTTATTATTTTAATTTATTTAGCAAGTGTAAGGGTATTCGGTATTCCATATATGGAAATGGCCGCAAATTTAAGTCTTAAAAATATTTTAACAGCTATCTTTCGATTATCTGCTAAAAAGTATACGACTCGTCCGGAAATGTTTCATCCTAATGATGCGTACCGAAAGGGAGATAATCCATCATGA
- a CDS encoding endospore germination permease has product MINLPSFFKEIIMMSMKGSDQVSILHYILITMMAIGLKNHVVVIPPLIQVAGRDSWLSVIFAYGFTLIWGLLVIYIYNGTKAQNMTLWLQQSIGKVATMIFNTMIVLYLIFLATLMVKETVIWTNVSYLQETPAFVLTLFLTVVCFFLAITSFRAIAIANVFFLSAVIVFGFFVAFVNMQFKDFSLLKPFLEHGYEPVIMGMVYPASGMIEMIMILFLQHKIKGKIRYKHIIIIGLLLTWLTLGPLIGAIIEFGPAEAARQRFPAYEEWGLARIGRFFEHLDFLSVYQWLTGAFIRVSLLLFVSTEIFQLQTKKKKIWFLLIIVTMMNIVALLPISDLDYYKLLKFVFIPFTFIFFLTVSLLLGFVVFFFKNKSKQPKKEVKM; this is encoded by the coding sequence ATGATAAATTTACCAAGCTTTTTTAAGGAGATTATCATGATGAGTATGAAAGGTTCTGATCAAGTTTCGATCCTTCACTATATTCTTATTACGATGATGGCGATAGGATTGAAAAACCATGTCGTCGTCATTCCCCCGTTAATTCAAGTGGCTGGAAGAGATTCATGGCTGTCTGTTATTTTCGCTTATGGATTTACACTAATTTGGGGATTATTGGTCATTTATATTTACAATGGAACAAAAGCCCAAAATATGACCCTTTGGTTACAACAATCGATCGGTAAAGTTGCGACGATGATTTTTAACACGATGATTGTCCTTTATCTCATCTTTCTTGCAACATTGATGGTGAAGGAGACAGTTATTTGGACAAATGTGAGTTATTTGCAGGAGACGCCTGCATTTGTCCTTACATTATTTTTAACGGTTGTTTGTTTTTTTCTAGCAATTACTAGCTTTCGAGCAATTGCAATTGCCAACGTGTTTTTTTTATCAGCTGTCATTGTGTTCGGTTTTTTCGTTGCTTTTGTGAATATGCAGTTTAAAGATTTTTCATTATTGAAACCGTTTTTAGAGCATGGTTATGAGCCGGTTATAATGGGAATGGTTTATCCTGCTTCAGGAATGATTGAAATGATTATGATTCTGTTTCTGCAACATAAAATAAAAGGTAAAATTCGTTATAAACATATCATCATTATCGGTTTATTATTAACATGGTTAACTTTAGGCCCGCTCATTGGGGCAATTATTGAATTTGGCCCAGCTGAAGCAGCAAGGCAGCGTTTTCCTGCTTATGAGGAGTGGGGGCTTGCACGAATCGGCCGGTTTTTTGAACATCTAGATTTTTTGTCCGTCTACCAATGGTTGACAGGAGCATTTATTCGAGTTTCACTGCTTTTATTTGTGAGTACGGAGATTTTTCAACTGCAAACGAAAAAGAAAAAAATTTGGTTTTTACTCATTATTGTTACCATGATGAACATTGTTGCTTTACTCCCGATAAGTGACCTTGACTATTATAAATTGTTGAAGTTTGTCTTTATCCCGTTTACATTCATCTTTTTTTTAACTGTTTCTCTTTTACTCGGATTCGTCGTCTTTTTCTTTAAAAATAAATCGAAACAACCGAAGAAGGAGGTAAAAATGTGA
- a CDS encoding P-II family nitrogen regulator, producing MFALKHKLIVTIVKKGCAKKVVKASKKAGAEGGTILYGRGIGVNEKTIFGLELENIKEIVLTLVQEDITDSVLTEIVDAVDLNKRGNGIGFVLHTKRMLGICHMSQEGNMNHSLKAEGVNRMSEKIQYDLVISIVNRGDSDLVVEASKKTGATGGTIISGRGTGIHEQLKLFNIDIQPEKEIVLTLIHKEKSEAVLQKICEEAQLNTPGKGIAFVLDVDKVVGITNLLTKK from the coding sequence ATGTTCGCTCTAAAGCATAAGTTAATTGTGACGATCGTAAAAAAGGGTTGCGCCAAAAAGGTTGTTAAAGCATCGAAGAAGGCAGGTGCTGAAGGCGGAACGATTTTATATGGACGCGGAATAGGTGTAAATGAAAAAACAATTTTCGGTCTAGAACTAGAAAATATAAAAGAAATCGTGTTAACGCTTGTTCAGGAAGACATAACAGACAGTGTTTTAACAGAAATAGTTGACGCTGTCGATTTGAATAAAAGAGGTAATGGAATTGGCTTTGTTCTTCATACGAAGCGCATGTTAGGAATATGTCATATGTCTCAAGAAGGAAATATGAATCATTCGCTGAAAGCGGAAGGGGTAAACAGAATGTCAGAAAAGATTCAATATGATTTAGTTATTTCTATCGTTAATCGCGGCGATTCTGATTTAGTTGTGGAAGCATCAAAAAAAACAGGGGCAACTGGCGGGACAATTATTTCAGGACGAGGAACAGGCATCCATGAGCAGCTTAAATTATTTAATATCGATATTCAACCAGAAAAAGAAATTGTTTTAACATTAATTCATAAAGAAAAAAGTGAGGCCGTTTTACAAAAAATTTGTGAAGAAGCACAGTTAAATACACCAGGGAAAGGGATCGCCTTTGTGTTAGATGTCGATAAAGTAGTCGGTATAACGAACTTGTTGACGAAAAAGTGA
- a CDS encoding DUF1538 domain-containing protein, with translation MFTSNVGCFVCFIFPSYYLLLLFFSVLFLKLPKRKLWNIVFGMIFTYFGLAFFLQGVHIGFMPIGELIGQKLGELSYNWIMIPVGFVLGFVVAFAEPAVRVLTQEVDKATGGYISEKVMLYTLSIGVGMSIALAMLRIYIGFSLWYILVPAYMIAFILTFFSKKNFISIAFDSGGVTTGPMTVTFILSMAVGVASEMEGRNPLTDGFGMIAVVAIAPIISVLILGLLFQKKEEDSKHVRSKA, from the coding sequence ATTTTCACAAGTAATGTTGGATGTTTCGTTTGCTTTATATTTCCCTCTTATTATCTTCTTCTTCTTTTTTTTTCAGTTTTATTTTTAAAGCTTCCAAAAAGAAAGCTTTGGAATATCGTTTTCGGTATGATCTTTACTTATTTTGGCCTTGCTTTTTTTCTCCAAGGTGTTCATATCGGATTTATGCCAATTGGTGAATTAATTGGACAAAAGCTTGGAGAGTTATCTTATAATTGGATTATGATCCCAGTTGGTTTCGTTCTTGGATTTGTCGTTGCTTTTGCAGAGCCAGCTGTCCGGGTATTAACTCAAGAAGTTGATAAAGCAACTGGAGGCTACATTTCTGAAAAGGTGATGTTATATACTTTATCAATCGGTGTCGGAATGTCGATCGCATTGGCAATGCTCCGAATTTACATTGGCTTTTCACTATGGTATATATTAGTGCCTGCTTATATGATTGCCTTTATACTTACTTTTTTCTCTAAAAAAAACTTTATCTCAATTGCGTTTGATTCTGGAGGCGTCACGACAGGACCGATGACTGTCACATTTATTTTATCAATGGCTGTCGGGGTCGCTTCAGAAATGGAAGGACGCAATCCGTTGACGGATGGATTTGGCATGATTGCTGTCGTAGCAATTGCACCAATTATTTCTGTTTTAATATTAGGTTTGCTATTCCAAAAAAAGGAGGAAGACAGCAAGCATGTTCGCTCTAAAGCATAA
- a CDS encoding DUF1538 domain-containing protein: protein MDKFKETFLEVVYAIFPVTVVVILLQFSLIWLPMEAFIQFLIGVVFVTIGLWLFLIGVQVGLLPIGELVGKTLPKTGKLSLLLFVAFLLGFVVTVAEPDVRVLATQVDQVSNGQIGSGILIYSVALGVGIFVALAMLRIVYQIPIQYLLIASYGLAFALSFFIPKGFVPISFDAGGVTTGPMTVPFIIALGVGVASVLRSKSSSADSFGLVGLASVGPILAVMILGVIYR, encoded by the coding sequence ATGGACAAATTTAAAGAGACATTTTTGGAAGTAGTGTATGCTATTTTTCCTGTAACAGTGGTAGTCATTCTTTTGCAATTTTCACTGATCTGGCTGCCGATGGAGGCGTTTATCCAGTTTTTAATTGGTGTTGTTTTTGTCACGATTGGATTATGGCTATTTTTAATCGGTGTGCAAGTCGGTTTGCTTCCAATTGGAGAGTTAGTTGGGAAAACCCTTCCGAAAACAGGAAAGCTATCACTTCTTCTTTTCGTTGCATTTCTACTTGGGTTCGTTGTGACTGTTGCTGAGCCTGATGTCCGCGTTTTAGCAACACAGGTAGATCAAGTGTCAAATGGACAAATAGGATCAGGGATCTTAATTTATTCTGTTGCGTTAGGTGTTGGCATTTTTGTTGCACTAGCGATGCTTCGAATCGTTTATCAAATTCCAATTCAATATTTATTAATTGCTAGCTATGGTCTAGCGTTTGCACTATCCTTTTTTATTCCAAAAGGATTTGTCCCGATTTCATTTGATGCAGGGGGTGTCACGACAGGACCGATGACTGTACCGTTTATTATCGCATTAGGTGTTGGAGTTGCCTCTGTTTTAAGGAGTAAATCATCATCTGCTGACAGCTTTGGGCTTGTCGGGTTAGCTTCAGTTGGGCCTATCCTCGCAGTGATGATTTTAGGAGTGATCTACCGATGA